The Bradyrhizobium barranii subsp. barranii genome segment ACAAGGTCATGACGGTGCGCCGGGCGGGCGTCGCCAAGGGCCAATGCATCCGTGTGACGCCGGCGCTCTTTACAGACGAGGCCGATCTCGACCGCCTCGTCGAGGCGCTCGCCGTCGTCACGGGGACGAAGACGGGGTGAAGCCGGCGTGCGGCGGGCGCAAGGGCTATTTAGCTGCCGACTCTGACCCAGGCTTGCGCCTTCCTCCGCCATTCCTCGTCGAAGCGAGCGATGATGTCCTTTGCCGCATCCTGAGACAGAAGCCGTTCGATGGCGGACGTCCTGACCTCGTCGATGTCAGGTATGCCGGTGTATCCGAGATTGGTAAGCCGCGTGGCAAAAGGCGGATGCGTCGCGTCCGGATCGTGCTCACGCGTCAGACCTGCGATGGCAGCTGCGGCCATCGGCTCCGGCGCCCTGATGTCACCAAGCTGCTCGAAGACACGCTCGAGGGGCGGGCGCGGTGCATTGATTGCGCCCAGGACTTCCTTCTCCAGAGGAGCGTATACGAGATCGGTGAGACGCGTTCCGCACGCTTCCGTCAGCACCAGAGCGCGCGCCATCTCGGCACGTCCAACCTGTTCGGCCGCGCCGAGATCGGCGTAAAGCTCGTTCTCCCGCGACAGCGCGCGATATTCCTTGTCGAGCCATTCGATCATGGAATGGAGCAGGGCCCGGGCAATGCGCCCGGTGACGGTTCGGTCCGGATCGGCGTAGAAGAGGACATTCTCCGAAGCCGCGATGAAATCCGCGAGGTTGATGCTTCCCGAGGTGTGCCGAAGCCGGGCATGTGCCACCTCATGGGC includes the following:
- a CDS encoding M48 family metallopeptidase: MRRVVLKTILRLGRYAVLPAVALACVILAIWLMALDRYTITTLATAPIVFSIFMAAVALAIGLLLLPSRKHGSFEANEDTAPGLWAMWKELDRSVARSSRSLRIDTDFNASIGEVSRYAGLFGRHVTMTVGLPLLIVLDERALRAVIAHEVAHARLRHTSGSINLADFIAASENVLFYADPDRTVTGRIARALLHSMIEWLDKEYRALSRENELYADLGAAEQVGRAEMARALVLTEACGTRLTDLVYAPLEKEVLGAINAPRPPLERVFEQLGDIRAPEPMAAAAIAGLTREHDPDATHPPFATRLTNLGYTGIPDIDEVRTSAIERLLSQDAAKDIIARFDEEWRRKAQAWVRVGS